A region of Pyxidicoccus parkwaysis DNA encodes the following proteins:
- a CDS encoding CBS domain-containing protein has product MAQRNLDNGKDDFRTGQRAPPSESGTYRSAETAPPGSRERGESDLTGWNPARDEDPALRQGRFHRAASLRMAQVRTNVDDGGPGSRRTGTVDRGDRDAGWEGTEYGMGPYGRDNRDARYATGRGTRRDMGMQDLELPPQRADYRPWDRYGYGAEEPQDARGPHTEPYRDERSRFHDGRQRDTEPYRDERQQGRHREDRGRYYPPGPTARGSAGTRQDASTGRRWQREPLTAREVMTRNVRTARLDSPLREVAQVMKDEDCGVVPVVNEQGALVGIVTDRDLVVRGFTGGKTPDQLRVSDVMTEDVEAVTPDENILDVIALMGRQQVRRIPVVERDDRIVGIISMADIAHRADYDEELQEALERVSSKRSFWSRFG; this is encoded by the coding sequence ATGGCCCAGAGGAACCTGGACAACGGCAAGGACGATTTCCGCACCGGGCAGCGCGCCCCACCGTCGGAGTCCGGCACGTACCGGAGCGCGGAAACGGCCCCGCCCGGCTCTCGTGAGCGCGGCGAATCCGACCTCACCGGCTGGAATCCCGCTCGCGACGAGGACCCCGCCCTGCGCCAGGGCCGCTTCCACCGCGCCGCGTCCCTGCGCATGGCCCAGGTCCGCACCAACGTGGACGACGGCGGCCCCGGCTCCCGGCGCACGGGGACGGTGGACAGGGGTGACCGCGACGCCGGCTGGGAGGGCACCGAGTACGGCATGGGCCCCTATGGCCGCGACAACCGCGACGCGCGCTATGCCACCGGCCGGGGCACCCGCCGCGACATGGGCATGCAGGACCTCGAGCTGCCGCCGCAGCGCGCGGACTACCGCCCGTGGGACCGCTACGGCTACGGCGCCGAGGAGCCCCAGGACGCACGCGGCCCGCACACGGAGCCCTACCGCGACGAGCGCTCGCGCTTCCATGATGGCAGGCAGCGCGACACCGAGCCCTACCGCGACGAGCGCCAGCAGGGCCGGCACCGCGAGGACCGCGGCCGGTACTACCCTCCCGGCCCCACGGCCCGGGGGAGCGCGGGCACCCGCCAGGACGCGAGCACCGGCCGCCGCTGGCAGCGCGAGCCGCTCACCGCGCGCGAGGTGATGACGCGCAACGTGCGCACCGCGCGACTCGACAGTCCCCTGCGCGAGGTGGCGCAGGTCATGAAGGACGAGGACTGCGGCGTCGTCCCGGTGGTCAACGAGCAGGGCGCGCTGGTGGGCATCGTCACGGACCGTGATTTGGTGGTGCGCGGCTTCACGGGCGGCAAGACACCGGACCAGCTTCGCGTCTCGGACGTGATGACGGAGGACGTGGAGGCGGTGACGCCCGACGAGAACATCCTCGACGTCATCGCCCTCATGGGCCGCCAGCAGGTCCGCCGCATCCCCGTGGTGGAGCGCGATGACCGCATCGTCGGCATCATCTCCATGGCCGACATCGCCCACCGCGCCGACTACGACGAGGAGCTCCAGGAAGCGCTGGAGCGCGTCTCGTCCAAGCGCTCCTTCTGGAGCCGGTTCGGCTAG
- a CDS encoding serine/threonine-protein kinase → MTTPDTTTEEIPEVPRRPRVLFTVGGTAFEFIRKLEVRSTGELLMLARRRYRGGLGGPVVVKRLSNPASFVERRRLVEEVELTFRLNHPNIAKVYHLKLYRGAPHVVMEYVEGRSLDTVLNLAAMRRSPMSAAFATYVASEVAEALHHAHALTDDLHRPLHIVHRDVSPRNIRVGIHGEVKLTNFTAAASALTGREITSRPLVKGDITYASPEALRRAPVDARSDLFSLGLVLLELLTSRHPLMVEDTVPVPPLQPEGGEEAKPLEAQGPTWMPVNEVAARMVRLGSEQVTRLVVNLPDDLRPIVIRALSQDPAQRFQSGAEMAAALRGWLRAQAPSYGRHDAAEELARAAVEATSRRNQAELLEGGLHPEELTAEEAAVPLEPEPTPVGTAPTGTTPEPASEGGTAGPQTSPEDKDPMP, encoded by the coding sequence ATGACGACGCCCGACACGACGACGGAGGAGATTCCCGAAGTCCCTCGCCGGCCACGGGTGCTGTTCACCGTGGGAGGCACGGCATTCGAGTTCATCCGCAAGCTGGAGGTCCGCTCCACCGGCGAGCTCCTCATGCTCGCCCGGCGGCGCTACCGCGGCGGGCTCGGAGGCCCGGTGGTGGTGAAGCGCCTCAGCAACCCGGCCAGCTTCGTCGAGCGCCGCCGGCTCGTCGAAGAGGTCGAGCTCACCTTCCGGCTCAACCACCCCAACATCGCCAAGGTGTACCACCTGAAGCTCTACCGCGGCGCTCCGCACGTGGTCATGGAGTACGTCGAGGGCCGCTCGCTCGACACGGTGCTCAACCTCGCCGCCATGCGGCGCAGCCCCATGTCCGCCGCCTTCGCCACCTACGTCGCGTCCGAGGTGGCCGAGGCACTCCACCACGCGCACGCCCTCACGGACGACCTCCACCGCCCGCTCCACATCGTCCACCGCGACGTGAGTCCCCGGAACATCCGCGTGGGCATCCACGGTGAGGTGAAGCTCACCAACTTCACCGCCGCCGCCTCCGCGCTCACGGGCCGCGAAATCACCAGCCGACCCCTCGTGAAGGGCGACATCACCTACGCGTCCCCCGAGGCGCTGCGGCGGGCGCCGGTGGATGCACGCTCGGACCTGTTCTCCCTGGGGCTCGTACTGCTGGAGCTCCTCACGAGCCGGCACCCGCTCATGGTGGAGGACACGGTGCCCGTGCCTCCGCTGCAACCCGAGGGCGGCGAGGAGGCGAAGCCCCTGGAGGCCCAGGGCCCCACCTGGATGCCCGTGAACGAGGTGGCCGCGAGGATGGTGCGCCTCGGCTCCGAGCAGGTGACGCGGCTCGTGGTGAACCTCCCCGACGACCTGCGCCCCATCGTCATCCGCGCACTGAGTCAGGACCCGGCGCAGCGCTTCCAGTCGGGCGCGGAGATGGCGGCGGCCCTGCGCGGCTGGCTGCGCGCCCAGGCCCCCAGCTATGGCCGGCACGACGCGGCGGAGGAATTGGCCCGCGCGGCCGTGGAGGCCACGAGCCGGCGCAACCAGGCGGAGCTGCTCGAAGGCGGCCTGCACCCGGAGGAGCTGACGGCGGAGGAGGCCGCGGTGCCACTTGAGCCGGAGCCGACTCCGGTGGGCACCGCTCCGACGGGCACTACTCCAGAGCCGGCTTCGGAAGGCGGGACGGCTGGACCCCAGACGAGCCCCGAAGACAAGGACCCCATGCCCTGA
- a CDS encoding sensor histidine kinase codes for MEKHWQGKLLEFPTHERRARARADLATARMQSLQSLTLALSGALTPEDVARAVVEEAVRAMPADAGILFLLDAAGTTLELAHAVRYESALLPALARVPLTVRMPITEAALSGAPIWQTGPGLVKQDAPELAALIHSVHPGSYSSAALPLSPRGRVVGVLALTWLESRGFDVEERAFMDMLAQQAAMALERARLLAAERRQAERTVLLQHATATLATSLDAGQSLRGVALALVPSLGDFCIIDVRGPDMVVRRTFHALTPESAARLAASRWHPAEGGRASVWALDSGQPAFHPHVDAAWAEDGEGAESQRALLRALAPCSWLSVPLTTPEGVLGSLTLGHSLSGRHHTEEDLALALELARRATAAVQNAHLFHQTQQALQLRDDFLAIASHELNTPLTSLKLQLARLQRGSEDEFVRTRASAAVQQVDRLGRLVRELLEVSRLSEGRLHLDPEPVELVELCREVLGRFGDEMARAGTAVHLDAPAAVSGRWDRARVDGVVMHLVSNALKYGQGHPVELVVTDAPGDLARLVVRDRGIGIPPEQQAHLFQRFGRAVPLRHYGGFGLGLWFSRQVVEAHGGRIHLESAPGEGTTVTVELPREPAPG; via the coding sequence ATGGAGAAGCACTGGCAGGGCAAGCTGCTGGAGTTCCCGACGCATGAGCGCCGGGCACGCGCCCGGGCGGACCTCGCCACGGCGCGGATGCAGAGCCTCCAGTCCCTCACGCTGGCGCTCTCGGGGGCCCTCACGCCGGAGGACGTCGCGCGCGCGGTGGTGGAGGAGGCCGTGCGCGCCATGCCCGCGGACGCCGGCATCCTCTTCCTGCTGGACGCGGCGGGCACCACGCTGGAGCTCGCACATGCCGTGCGCTACGAGAGCGCCCTCCTCCCCGCGCTCGCCCGCGTGCCGCTGACGGTGCGCATGCCCATCACCGAGGCGGCGCTCTCCGGCGCTCCCATCTGGCAGACCGGCCCCGGCCTCGTGAAGCAGGACGCGCCCGAGCTGGCGGCGCTCATCCACAGCGTGCACCCCGGGAGCTACTCCTCCGCGGCGCTGCCTCTGTCCCCCCGGGGGCGCGTGGTGGGCGTGCTGGCGCTCACGTGGCTGGAGTCGCGCGGCTTCGACGTCGAGGAGCGCGCCTTCATGGACATGCTGGCGCAGCAGGCCGCCATGGCGCTGGAGCGGGCCCGGCTGCTCGCCGCCGAGCGCCGCCAGGCCGAGCGCACCGTGCTGCTCCAGCACGCCACCGCCACGCTGGCCACGTCGCTGGACGCGGGGCAGAGCCTGCGCGGCGTGGCCCTGGCGCTGGTGCCCTCGCTGGGCGACTTCTGCATCATCGACGTGCGGGGGCCGGATATGGTGGTGCGCCGCACCTTCCACGCGCTGACGCCCGAGTCCGCCGCGCGGCTCGCCGCCAGCCGCTGGCACCCGGCGGAAGGGGGCCGCGCGTCCGTGTGGGCGCTCGACTCCGGGCAGCCCGCCTTCCACCCGCACGTGGACGCCGCGTGGGCGGAGGACGGCGAGGGCGCCGAGTCCCAGCGCGCGCTGCTGCGGGCCCTCGCGCCGTGCTCGTGGCTGTCCGTGCCGCTGACGACGCCGGAGGGCGTGCTGGGCTCGCTGACGCTGGGCCACTCGCTGTCCGGGCGCCACCACACGGAGGAGGACCTGGCGCTGGCGCTGGAGCTGGCCCGGCGCGCCACCGCGGCCGTGCAGAACGCGCACCTGTTCCACCAGACGCAGCAGGCCCTGCAGCTGCGCGACGACTTCCTCGCCATCGCGAGCCACGAGCTGAACACGCCGCTCACTTCGCTGAAGCTCCAGCTCGCGCGGCTGCAGCGGGGCTCGGAGGATGAATTCGTGCGCACGCGCGCCTCGGCGGCGGTGCAGCAGGTGGACCGGCTGGGCCGGCTGGTGCGCGAGCTGCTGGAGGTATCCCGGCTCTCCGAGGGCCGCCTGCACCTGGACCCCGAGCCCGTGGAGCTGGTGGAGCTGTGCCGCGAGGTGCTGGGCCGCTTCGGCGACGAGATGGCCCGCGCGGGCACCGCCGTGCACCTGGACGCGCCCGCGGCCGTGAGTGGCCGGTGGGACCGCGCGCGCGTGGACGGCGTGGTGATGCACCTGGTGTCCAACGCGCTGAAGTACGGCCAGGGCCACCCGGTGGAGCTGGTGGTGACGGACGCGCCCGGGGACCTCGCCAGGCTGGTGGTGAGGGACCGTGGAATCGGCATTCCGCCCGAGCAGCAGGCGCACCTCTTCCAGCGCTTCGGGCGCGCGGTGCCGCTGCGGCACTACGGCGGCTTCGGACTGGGGCTGTGGTTCAGCCGCCAGGTGGTGGAGGCGCACGGGGGCCGCATCCACCTGGAGAGCGCGCCCGGCGAGGGCACCACCGTCACCGTGGAGCTGCCCCGCGAGCCCGCGCCCGGCTGA
- a CDS encoding QcrA and Rieske domain-containing protein, translating into MSTSRRGFLKGILGTGAAGAAAATLPGCAPDIDPAPVTDVTASAAGTVDLLVTRYPDLEPVGGAITVRVPGQPTPLLIAHTKNEGASDDFSTVSSICTHVGCPLGFDGKDVVCPCHLSRFSPKDGSVLHRPATVALRSFQTTYNAGTRVVSVNVLGGDSNFPSAVDGVVTLPFSEFPDLRNNGGLVTGTPPGYGNAIFVSRQQDGTLSAVDSICTHQQCPVEFDSAKDDLFCPCHGSTFTLEGAVTQGPATLPLKKFTVTETPDAVVVSGVR; encoded by the coding sequence GTGAGTACGTCGCGTCGAGGTTTTCTGAAGGGCATCCTGGGTACGGGCGCGGCGGGTGCGGCGGCGGCGACGCTGCCGGGGTGCGCGCCGGACATCGACCCCGCGCCGGTGACGGACGTGACGGCGAGCGCCGCCGGCACGGTGGACCTGCTGGTGACGCGCTACCCGGACCTGGAGCCGGTGGGCGGCGCGATTACGGTGCGCGTGCCGGGGCAGCCGACGCCGCTGCTCATCGCGCACACGAAGAACGAGGGCGCGTCCGACGACTTCTCCACGGTGTCGTCCATCTGCACGCACGTGGGCTGCCCGCTCGGCTTCGACGGCAAGGACGTGGTGTGTCCGTGCCACCTGTCGCGCTTCAGCCCGAAGGACGGCTCGGTGCTGCACCGGCCGGCCACGGTGGCGCTGCGCTCGTTCCAGACGACCTACAACGCGGGCACCCGCGTGGTGAGCGTCAACGTGCTGGGCGGTGACTCCAACTTCCCGTCGGCGGTGGACGGCGTGGTGACGCTGCCGTTCAGCGAGTTCCCGGACCTGCGCAACAACGGCGGCCTGGTGACGGGCACGCCTCCCGGCTACGGCAACGCCATCTTCGTTTCCCGGCAGCAGGACGGGACGCTGTCGGCGGTGGACTCCATCTGCACCCACCAGCAGTGCCCGGTGGAGTTCGACTCGGCCAAGGATGACTTGTTCTGCCCCTGCCACGGGTCCACCTTCACGCTGGAGGGCGCCGTGACGCAGGGGCCGGCCACGCTGCCCCTCAAGAAGTTCACGGTGACGGAGACGCCCGACGCCGTCGTCGTCAGCGGCGTGCGCTGA
- a CDS encoding helix-turn-helix transcriptional regulator: MNEELAITVGTAARAARVGLGLTQADVAERVGIAMEVYSRMERGKVLPSVTTLRRLCQVLRIGADSLLGLEVAALNPAMEELAPISAPGEDPPRLRRLVRALRALNAEQLRAVSQVVHGALGLLRR; the protein is encoded by the coding sequence ATGAACGAGGAACTGGCCATCACCGTGGGGACGGCCGCGCGGGCCGCGCGGGTGGGGCTTGGGCTGACCCAGGCGGACGTGGCCGAGCGCGTGGGCATCGCCATGGAGGTCTACAGTCGGATGGAGCGCGGCAAGGTCCTGCCCAGTGTCACCACGCTCCGGCGCTTGTGCCAGGTGCTGCGCATCGGCGCGGACTCGCTCCTGGGACTGGAGGTGGCGGCCTTGAATCCCGCCATGGAGGAGCTCGCGCCCATCTCCGCTCCGGGAGAGGATCCGCCGCGCCTGCGCCGGCTCGTGCGCGCGCTCCGGGCACTGAATGCCGAGCAGCTCCGCGCGGTGTCCCAGGTCGTCCACGGCGCGCTCGGCCTGCTGCGCAGATAG
- a CDS encoding ArsA-related P-loop ATPase, whose protein sequence is MLEALWDRRALLVSGKGGVGKTTLAASLAVAAARSGRPVLLAEMAPDESGPSPLGALVGAGDTGLRVTQVRPGLRFVRLAASEGHRHFLQDTLHVRWLSDAALRSRALRRFLEAGPALREMGLLYQMLALVRRTRADGRFEYPLSIIDLPSTGHALALATLPRTALALMPGGQIGRSVREGLEFLQDPVRTAVLLTSLPEPLPVSEALMLASELERLGLPLAAAVLNRMPEDPFTPESHAALRRLLATHGPHQGSRALARLERASAAKARLAEGLRVPLLTLPELPVTGIELVERLADTFALSQAGDTAREATP, encoded by the coding sequence GTGCTCGAAGCCCTGTGGGACAGGCGCGCCCTGCTCGTGTCGGGCAAGGGGGGCGTGGGGAAGACGACGCTGGCCGCCTCGCTCGCCGTGGCCGCGGCGCGCTCCGGCCGTCCCGTCCTGCTGGCGGAGATGGCTCCGGACGAGAGCGGCCCTTCTCCCCTGGGCGCGCTGGTGGGAGCGGGAGACACGGGGCTTCGGGTGACACAGGTGCGGCCCGGCCTGCGCTTCGTGCGGCTGGCCGCATCCGAGGGACACCGGCACTTCCTCCAGGACACGCTGCACGTGCGCTGGCTGTCCGATGCCGCGCTGCGCTCGCGCGCCCTGCGCCGCTTCCTGGAGGCGGGCCCAGCGCTGCGGGAGATGGGGCTGCTGTACCAGATGCTCGCGCTGGTGCGGCGCACGCGGGCGGATGGACGGTTCGAGTACCCGCTCTCCATCATCGACCTGCCCTCCACGGGACATGCGCTGGCGCTGGCCACCCTGCCCCGCACGGCGCTGGCGTTGATGCCGGGCGGACAGATTGGGCGCTCGGTGCGTGAGGGGCTCGAATTCCTCCAGGACCCGGTCCGCACCGCCGTGCTGCTGACGAGCCTCCCCGAGCCACTCCCGGTGAGCGAGGCGCTCATGCTGGCTTCCGAATTGGAACGACTGGGATTGCCGCTGGCGGCGGCCGTGCTCAATCGCATGCCCGAGGACCCGTTCACTCCCGAGTCACATGCCGCGCTCCGGAGACTCCTGGCGACGCATGGGCCACATCAGGGCTCGCGGGCCCTCGCGAGACTGGAGCGCGCGAGCGCCGCGAAGGCACGACTGGCCGAGGGACTGCGTGTGCCATTGCTCACGCTGCCGGAGTTGCCCGTGACAGGGATTGAGTTGGTGGAGCGGCTCGCGGACACCTTCGCGTTGTCGCAAGCCGGGGACACGGCGCGCGAGGCAACACCGTGA
- a CDS encoding ArsA family ATPase, with the protein MNHLLRSKRVLVLCGAGGVGKTTTAAALGVAAARAGRRVLVLTIDPARRLAEAMGLSENGSEPTTIPTARLFSDGPPGPGRLDVWMLEPGLVFERMIHHLAPSPEAARAIIEHRFYRFLSELVAGVQEYAATEALDGFLHDARYELIVLDTPPSRHALDFLDAPGRLSRFLDERIVSLFGPEEHAHGARLWRGAQALVGRVLDGVFGAGFTREMRAFVGAFGGLFAGIRLHTERLRTRLESPEAAFLLVTSPESAALRETAFFQDTLVERGLPFAGYILNRSWARDAALAHPEALLEHVGDDAHAEHGVAALARLAATEHARAESHRTLLARLAEQLPSGAIAVAAPDAGAELEEFSGLVRLGEALVVG; encoded by the coding sequence ATGAACCACCTGCTGCGGAGCAAGCGCGTGCTCGTGCTCTGCGGCGCGGGCGGCGTGGGGAAGACCACCACCGCCGCGGCCCTCGGAGTCGCCGCCGCGCGTGCCGGGCGCCGCGTGCTCGTGCTCACCATCGACCCGGCGCGACGTCTGGCCGAGGCCATGGGCCTTTCCGAGAACGGCTCCGAGCCCACCACCATCCCCACCGCGCGCCTCTTCTCCGATGGCCCTCCCGGCCCGGGCCGCCTGGACGTGTGGATGCTGGAGCCGGGCCTCGTCTTCGAGCGGATGATTCACCACCTCGCGCCCTCGCCCGAGGCCGCGCGCGCCATCATCGAGCACCGCTTCTACCGCTTCCTCTCCGAGCTCGTCGCGGGCGTGCAGGAATACGCCGCCACCGAGGCCCTCGACGGCTTCCTCCACGACGCGCGCTACGAGCTCATCGTCCTCGACACGCCTCCGAGCCGCCACGCACTCGACTTCCTCGACGCCCCTGGCCGCCTGTCGCGCTTCCTCGACGAGCGCATCGTCTCCCTGTTCGGCCCGGAGGAGCACGCGCACGGCGCACGGCTGTGGCGCGGCGCACAGGCGCTCGTGGGCCGCGTGCTGGACGGTGTCTTCGGCGCGGGCTTCACGCGAGAGATGCGCGCCTTCGTCGGCGCCTTCGGTGGCCTCTTCGCCGGCATCCGCCTGCACACGGAGCGGCTGCGCACGCGGCTCGAGTCACCCGAGGCCGCCTTCCTCCTCGTCACCTCCCCCGAGTCCGCCGCCCTGCGAGAGACCGCCTTCTTCCAAGACACGCTCGTGGAGCGCGGCCTCCCCTTCGCCGGCTACATCCTCAACCGGAGCTGGGCGCGAGATGCCGCGCTCGCCCATCCCGAGGCACTGCTGGAGCACGTGGGTGACGACGCGCACGCCGAGCACGGAGTCGCCGCGCTGGCCCGCCTCGCCGCCACGGAGCACGCTCGCGCGGAGTCACACCGAACCCTGCTCGCCCGCCTCGCCGAGCAGCTTCCCAGCGGCGCCATCGCCGTCGCGGCTCCGGATGCAGGTGCGGAGCTGGAAGAGTTCAGCGGGCTCGTACGACTCGGCGAGGCGCTCGTGGTGGGGTGA
- a CDS encoding nuclear transport factor 2 family protein — translation MAMERAQRFVDALKRLEEHGDVEGIVALFSDDAQVSNVASSRVFSGQDGARTFWREYKGTLGQVQSTFRNMIEAGDRVALEWETQGTANNGAAVAYEGVSIIEWDGDRIRRFYAYFDPHALGEELTMNNAPRSEVPATTPA, via the coding sequence ATGGCGATGGAGCGAGCGCAGCGGTTCGTGGACGCGCTGAAGAGGCTGGAGGAGCACGGCGACGTGGAGGGCATCGTCGCGCTCTTCAGCGACGACGCGCAGGTGAGCAACGTGGCCTCGTCCCGGGTCTTCTCCGGACAGGACGGAGCCCGGACGTTCTGGAGGGAGTACAAGGGCACGCTCGGCCAGGTGCAGTCCACCTTCCGGAACATGATTGAGGCCGGAGACCGCGTGGCCCTCGAGTGGGAGACGCAGGGCACCGCGAACAACGGCGCCGCCGTGGCGTACGAGGGCGTGTCCATCATCGAGTGGGACGGCGACCGCATCCGCCGGTTCTATGCGTACTTCGACCCGCACGCGCTCGGCGAGGAGCTGACGATGAACAACGCGCCACGCTCGGAGGTGCCCGCCACCACGCCAGCGTGA
- a CDS encoding YceI family protein, with protein MISRRLALLATLLLALPVAAQGPDRKYLVKKDASSVTYKLKHKLHEVVGTAKPSTGIAVLKSTGTLQVQVRANVKDFDSGNSNRDSHMQEVTEAAKFPLIEFKGKADGVKMPTSFPATVPVSLTGQLTFHGVTQDVTVPMTVVFTSEKEATASGAFDISLEGYKIERPSLLMVKVDDKLVLEPKLTFVVEGT; from the coding sequence GTGATTTCTCGACGACTTGCCCTGCTTGCCACCCTGCTGCTCGCGCTGCCCGTAGCCGCGCAGGGGCCGGACCGGAAGTATCTGGTGAAGAAGGATGCCAGCTCGGTCACCTACAAGCTGAAGCACAAGCTGCACGAGGTGGTGGGCACGGCGAAGCCCTCCACCGGCATTGCCGTGCTGAAGTCCACCGGCACGCTGCAGGTGCAGGTGCGCGCCAACGTGAAGGACTTCGACTCGGGCAACTCCAACCGCGATTCGCACATGCAGGAGGTGACGGAGGCGGCGAAGTTTCCGCTGATCGAGTTCAAGGGCAAGGCCGACGGCGTGAAGATGCCCACGAGCTTCCCGGCGACGGTGCCGGTGTCACTCACGGGCCAGCTCACCTTCCACGGCGTGACGCAGGACGTGACGGTGCCCATGACGGTGGTGTTCACCTCCGAGAAGGAGGCCACCGCCTCGGGCGCCTTCGACATCAGCCTGGAGGGGTACAAGATTGAGCGCCCTTCGCTGCTGATGGTGAAGGTGGATGACAAGCTGGTGCTGGAGCCGAAGCTGACCTTCGTGGTGGAGGGTACGTGA
- a CDS encoding serine/threonine-protein kinase, with translation MTMPGDMHPLLLRDSEEIGAFRIVRRLAIGGYGAIFLAESETRRPVALKFALHGPSSEDDSRVDARTLKEAHVLMRLMHPNVVELLGYRRWPDAHDGYLVLILRYVEGPTLSEWAVRSRPSARRVVEVFSQVALTLDAIHREGVLHRDIKGSNIIIRVSDGQPVLVDFGSGDHACAAIITRGSLPPGTPSYRSPEALRFWTGTREPGSRYQFQPTDDLYSLGLVLYEVLTGGFPYPAHLPPTALLASIEAAELRSPSEVNPRVPAALDAIVMRLLHKRAEGRYLTGAELYGALSAALELADLSWDEPLFPPRPLQDAVTEESEEFFDGDEDARELRRWVRAPERPGGEWDTDTLPPSRRRTPATEPGPVAPGKRRPALWQLWLRKRLRALRRGLASLGFRKRH, from the coding sequence ATGACGATGCCCGGGGACATGCACCCGCTGCTCCTGCGCGACTCGGAGGAGATCGGCGCCTTCCGCATCGTCCGGCGGCTGGCCATTGGTGGCTACGGCGCCATCTTCCTCGCCGAGTCGGAGACGCGCCGGCCCGTGGCGCTCAAGTTCGCGCTGCACGGTCCCTCGTCCGAGGACGACTCCCGCGTGGACGCTCGCACCTTGAAGGAGGCCCATGTGCTCATGCGCCTGATGCATCCCAACGTCGTGGAGCTGCTGGGCTACCGCCGCTGGCCGGACGCGCACGATGGCTACCTGGTGCTCATCCTCCGCTACGTGGAGGGCCCCACCCTGTCCGAGTGGGCCGTGCGCTCGCGCCCCTCCGCGCGACGCGTGGTGGAGGTGTTCTCACAGGTGGCGCTCACGCTGGACGCCATCCATCGCGAGGGCGTGCTCCACCGCGACATCAAGGGCAGCAACATCATCATCCGCGTCTCGGATGGGCAGCCGGTGCTGGTGGACTTCGGCTCGGGGGACCACGCGTGCGCGGCAATCATCACCCGAGGCAGCCTGCCCCCGGGCACGCCGAGCTACCGCAGCCCGGAGGCCCTGCGCTTCTGGACGGGGACGCGCGAGCCGGGCTCTCGCTACCAGTTCCAGCCCACGGATGACCTCTACTCGCTCGGGCTCGTGCTGTACGAGGTGCTGACGGGAGGCTTCCCCTACCCCGCCCACCTGCCGCCCACCGCGCTGCTCGCCAGCATCGAGGCGGCGGAGCTGAGGTCCCCTTCCGAGGTCAACCCGCGAGTCCCCGCGGCGCTGGACGCCATCGTGATGCGCCTGCTGCACAAGCGCGCCGAGGGCCGCTACCTCACCGGCGCGGAGCTGTACGGCGCCCTGAGCGCGGCGCTGGAACTGGCGGACCTGTCATGGGACGAGCCGCTCTTCCCGCCGCGCCCGCTGCAGGACGCCGTCACCGAGGAGTCCGAGGAGTTCTTCGACGGTGACGAGGACGCGCGCGAGCTACGCCGCTGGGTACGCGCTCCGGAGCGGCCCGGTGGAGAGTGGGACACGGACACGCTGCCGCCATCGCGCCGGCGCACGCCGGCCACCGAGCCCGGACCGGTTGCGCCCGGCAAGCGACGGCCCGCGCTGTGGCAACTGTGGCTCCGGAAGAGGTTGAGGGCCCTGCGGCGGGGGCTCGCCTCGCTGGGCTTCCGGAAGCGGCACTGA
- a CDS encoding zinc ribbon domain-containing protein produces MSTAVPMVAPCRRCASALEAEDLRCPICGLTTPPPEHGAVEREAARVVRCENCGAAMEYSAEAKAPRCDYCGSTTRVETTADPVEQAEVWLPFTVEPSAARGALMGFLGKGGFFRPKGLAEEAAVESLRPLWWPAWSFQAGVDVSWTADSDAGSGRSDWAPHAGRTRFDFENIPVPASRGLKVKECEALAPHYQRGTAEGEPRGPEGAHVERFEATRSGARRAVLEAVERLSRERLQQGVIPGRRFRNVHVAVALSSLHTTRLALPAYVLAYRYKGKAYRVVVHGQDAGVVLGEAPISGWRVAAVVAGALFLVLMVLWLSGVFGR; encoded by the coding sequence ATGAGCACGGCCGTGCCCATGGTGGCGCCGTGCCGCCGCTGCGCGAGCGCGCTGGAGGCGGAGGACCTGCGCTGCCCCATCTGCGGACTGACGACGCCGCCTCCGGAGCACGGGGCGGTGGAGCGCGAGGCGGCGAGGGTGGTGCGCTGCGAGAACTGCGGCGCGGCGATGGAGTACTCCGCCGAGGCGAAGGCGCCGAGATGTGACTACTGCGGCTCGACGACGCGGGTGGAGACGACGGCGGACCCGGTGGAGCAGGCGGAGGTGTGGCTGCCCTTCACGGTGGAGCCGTCGGCGGCGCGCGGCGCGCTGATGGGCTTCCTGGGGAAGGGCGGATTCTTCCGTCCGAAGGGGCTGGCGGAGGAGGCGGCGGTGGAGTCGCTGCGACCGCTGTGGTGGCCGGCGTGGAGCTTCCAGGCGGGCGTGGACGTGAGCTGGACGGCGGACTCGGATGCGGGCTCGGGGCGCTCGGACTGGGCGCCGCACGCGGGGCGCACGCGGTTCGACTTCGAGAACATCCCCGTGCCGGCCTCGCGGGGACTGAAGGTGAAGGAGTGCGAGGCGCTGGCGCCGCACTACCAGCGGGGCACGGCGGAAGGAGAACCGCGAGGCCCCGAGGGCGCGCACGTGGAGCGCTTCGAGGCCACGCGCTCGGGAGCCAGGCGCGCGGTGCTGGAGGCGGTGGAGCGGCTGTCTCGCGAGCGACTCCAGCAGGGCGTCATTCCCGGCCGGCGCTTCCGGAACGTCCATGTCGCCGTGGCCCTCTCCAGCCTGCACACCACGCGGCTCGCGCTGCCCGCGTACGTGCTCGCGTACCGGTACAAGGGCAAGGCGTACCGCGTGGTGGTGCACGGGCAGGACGCCGGAGTCGTCCTCGGCGAGGCCCCCATCTCCGGATGGCGTGTGGCGGCGGTGGTGGCAGGAGCGCTCTTCCTCGTGCTGATGGTGTTGTGGCTGAGCGGCGTGTTCGGACGGTGA